In Erpetoichthys calabaricus chromosome 2, fErpCal1.3, whole genome shotgun sequence, a genomic segment contains:
- the wnt8b gene encoding protein Wnt-8b, producing the protein MLLSLDVFYALLILMAHMKSGYAWSVNNFLMTGPKAYLMYSSSVAAGAQSGIDECKYQFAWDRWNCPERALQLSTHSGLRSANRETAFVHAISSAGVMYTLTRNCSLGDFENCGCDDTRNGQLGGQGWLWGGCSDNVGFGEAISKQFVDALETGQDARAAMNLHNNEAGRKAVKGTMKRTCKCHGVSGSCTTQTCWLQLPEFREVGNYLKEKYHKALKVDLLRGAGNSAANRGAVAETFSAISKKELVHLEDSPNYCLENKTLGLQGTEGRECIKKGKNLSKWEKRSCKRLCGECGLAVDEQKAEMVSSCNCKFHWCCAVKCEQCRKTVTKYFCVKRERRVKNESTSRKNIRLKKKH; encoded by the exons GCCTACCTGATGTATTCAAGTAGTGTTGCTGCTGGAGCGCAGAGTGGCATTGATGAATGCAAGTATCAGTTTGCTTGGGACCGTTGGAACTGTCCGGAGAGGGCACTGCAGTTATCTACACACAGTGGCCTCAGAAGTG caAACAGAGAGACAGCTTTTGTCCATGCTATCAGTTCTGCGGGGGTCATGTACACTTTGACTAGAAACTGCAGTTTAGGAGATTTTGAAAACTGTGGCTGTGATGACACCAGAAACGGGCAGCTAG GGGGACAAGGCTGGCTTTGGGGTGGCTGCAGTGACAATGTTGGCTTTGGAGAGGCCATCTCAAAGCAATTTGTCGATGCCCTGGAAACAGGACAAGATGCACGAGCTGCTATGAATTTGCACAACAATGAGGCTGGTAGGAAG gcagtgaaaggcactatgaaaaGGACATGCAAATGCCATGGGGTGTCTGGAAGCTGCACAACACAAACCTGCTGGCTTCAGTTGCCAGAGTTCAGAGAGGTGGGCAACTACCTAAAGGAGAAATACCACAAAGCCCTGAAAGTGGACCTCCTCCGAGGAGCTGGCAACAGTGCAGCAAACCGAGGGGCTGTGGCAGAGACCTTCAGTGCCATCTCAAAGAAGGAGCTTGTCCACTTGGAGGACTCGCCAAACTACTGCTTAGAAAATAAAACTCTAGGCTTGCAAGGCACTGAAGGCCGGGAGTGTATCAAAAAAGGCAAGAATCTGAGCAAGTGGGAGAAGCGAAGCTGCAAAAGGCTGTGTGGGGAGTGTGGCCTGGCCGTAGATGAGCAAAAAGCCGAGATGGTGTCCAGCTGCAACTGCAAGTTCCACTGGTGCTGTGCAGTCAAATGTGAGCAATGCCGCAAAACCGTCACCAAGTATTTCTGTGTGAAACGGGAGAGGAGAGTCAAGAATGAGAGTACAAGCAGGAAGAATATAAGGTTAAAGAAGAAGCACTAA